TGGCGGCTGCGGGCGGCAAGCCCAGCGCCGCGGATTTGAACGCGGCAGGGCTGATCGGCGCGGTGCGCGACGCCAGCGTCGAGGTCAAGGAAGGCGAGATTTTCATCATCATGGGGCTGTCAGGGTCGGGAAAGTCGACCCTGCTGCGCTGCATGGCGCGGCTCATCGAGCCGACCGCCGGCGAAGTCATGTTCGAAGGACGCAATCTCCTCGAGGCGACGGAGCGGGAACTGATCGAGATCCGCCGGCACCGCATGGGCATGGTGTTCCAGCATTTCGCCCTGCTACCACATCTGACCGTGCTCGAGAATGTCGCCTTTCCCCTCTCGGTCCAGGGCAGGCCCAGGGCGGAGCAGAGGAAGCGCGCCCAGGAGATGGTCGACCTGGTCGGCCTCAAGGGCCGCGAGAACTATTACCCGCGCGAATTGTCGGGCGGCCAGCAGCAGCGTGTCGGCATCGCCCGCAGCCTCGCGGTCGAACCGCAGATCTGGTTCCTGGACGAGCCCTTCTCGGCGCTCGATCCGCTGATCCGGCGCGAGATGCAGCAGGAGCTGATGCGCCTGCAGAACGTGCTGCACAAAACCATCGTCTTCATCACCCACGATTTCGACGAGGCCATCCGGCTCGCCGATCGCATCGCCATCATGAAAGACGGCGAGATCATCCAGATCGGCACGCCCGAGGACCTGGTCACGAAGCCGGCGACCGATTATGTGGCGGAGTTCACCCGCGACGTGCAGCGCTCGAAGGTGCTTTCGGCCCGAACGCTGATGACGCCCGCAAGCGCCGATTCCGCCGCCGCGCGGAAGGTCGCCGCCACGGCGAAGATCGCCAGCTTTGCCGCCGACATCGTCGCGGCCGGCCGGCCCTTCGCGGTCGCCGACGAGAACGGCGCCGTCATCGGCCAGGTGACGCCGGCCGCCGTCATCAATCTCCTGGCGGGTCGCGAGGGCGCGGCGTGACGGCGATCGCCCACGGCTCCGGCGCCCGGCGCGCCGCGACCGACCCCTGGGTC
The nucleotide sequence above comes from Hypericibacter terrae. Encoded proteins:
- a CDS encoding quaternary amine ABC transporter ATP-binding protein, whose translation is MKVTTALDQRPVMLASRNVWKVYGRGAQEVMAAAGGKPSAADLNAAGLIGAVRDASVEVKEGEIFIIMGLSGSGKSTLLRCMARLIEPTAGEVMFEGRNLLEATERELIEIRRHRMGMVFQHFALLPHLTVLENVAFPLSVQGRPRAEQRKRAQEMVDLVGLKGRENYYPRELSGGQQQRVGIARSLAVEPQIWFLDEPFSALDPLIRREMQQELMRLQNVLHKTIVFITHDFDEAIRLADRIAIMKDGEIIQIGTPEDLVTKPATDYVAEFTRDVQRSKVLSARTLMTPASADSAAARKVAATAKIASFAADIVAAGRPFAVADENGAVIGQVTPAAVINLLAGREGAA